In Verrucomicrobiota bacterium, a single genomic region encodes these proteins:
- a CDS encoding HAD family phosphatase, producing MKTFFKRAVQAIIFDMDGVLVDSEPRHEQAFLKIFDEMGYGDRHGIHFPDYYGKSDAALWRAFMDRHQPPQSFDFLCAWKQKVFLEILRRDEPLFPDIPDLVRDAAGSYPLAVASGSYHPVISEVLRIQDLRRFFPVVSSVEDVEKNKPAPDVFLHAARGLGVAPESCCVIEDSAAGVEGALAAGMQVIAITNSLPADKLERATVVVENYRQIRSLLLN from the coding sequence GTGAAAACATTCTTCAAGAGAGCCGTACAGGCGATCATCTTCGACATGGACGGTGTGTTGGTGGACAGCGAGCCCCGGCACGAGCAGGCGTTTCTGAAGATTTTCGACGAGATGGGGTATGGGGATCGGCATGGCATCCATTTCCCGGACTACTACGGTAAGTCGGATGCCGCGCTCTGGCGGGCGTTCATGGACCGGCACCAGCCTCCGCAGAGTTTCGATTTCCTGTGCGCGTGGAAGCAGAAGGTCTTTCTCGAAATTCTCCGAAGGGACGAGCCCTTGTTCCCGGACATTCCCGATTTGGTTCGTGACGCGGCGGGGAGTTACCCGCTGGCGGTGGCTTCGGGATCCTATCATCCCGTGATCTCCGAGGTGCTGAGGATTCAGGATTTGCGTCGCTTTTTTCCGGTCGTCTCCAGCGTGGAGGACGTGGAAAAAAACAAACCCGCTCCGGACGTTTTTTTGCACGCGGCGCGGGGGTTGGGAGTGGCTCCTGAAAGTTGCTGCGTCATTGAGGATTCGGCGGCGGGCGTGGAGGGGGCTTTGGCGGCCGGCATGCAGGTCATCGCCATTACCAACTCGCTGCCGGCCGACAAACTGGAAAGGGCGACGGTCGTGGTCGAGAATTACCGCCAGATTCGTTCGCTGCTTTTGAACTGA
- a CDS encoding VOC family protein produces MASSQYQPEHFGLAARQPAVLARWYQAVLDATVVWNNGQEPPACLLRLGNDFLIEIYPAEAAPPVSAPNSIPGWRHLALRVESLEVCQAELLSRGVTFPDPVKAAGGGGRVLFFRDPEGNLIHLVERVHPGTFM; encoded by the coding sequence ATGGCTTCCTCGCAATATCAGCCCGAACACTTCGGACTGGCGGCCCGGCAGCCGGCGGTTCTGGCCCGGTGGTATCAAGCCGTATTGGACGCCACCGTGGTTTGGAACAACGGCCAGGAACCCCCGGCGTGCTTGCTGCGTTTGGGGAACGACTTCCTGATCGAGATCTATCCCGCCGAAGCGGCGCCACCGGTTTCGGCTCCCAATTCGATTCCAGGCTGGCGTCACTTGGCGCTGCGGGTGGAGTCGTTGGAAGTCTGCCAGGCCGAGCTCTTATCCCGAGGCGTTACCTTTCCCGATCCCGTCAAAGCGGCGGGCGGGGGAGGGCGAGTGCTCTTTTTTCGCGATCCCGAGGGTAATTTAATCCATCTTGTGGAACGCGTGCATCCCGGAACTTTCATGTGA